One genomic segment of Chitinophaga parva includes these proteins:
- a CDS encoding SusC/RagA family TonB-linked outer membrane protein, producing MNQNLYRRRAVWLCQVSLLGMLFSLNPGAPLFARQAPTSEKLEPYLKQLENTFHVAFIYDGSEINKDLVIAINSRRRNSGKLDDALRDLPSQAGIEYTIVGNNVILKKATIAPKAADDNVVVKGRITTREGSNTVPLPGVNVMLKGTRTGTTTNGNGEFAIKVPQNGVLVFSMVGYKSVERVVSGSNPVFNIELQQESKSLSEVDVVATGYQTLDRKLFTGAATTLKGSDVKRDGITDVSRMLEGRVAGVSVQNVSGTFGAAPKIRVRGATSINGDNKPLWVVDGVVLEDVVNISNEQLSTGDPNTLIGSSVAGLNPDDIESFVILKDAAATAQYGARAMNGVIVVTTKKGKNTAGVPNISYTGNFTSYLKPSYSSYDILNSSDQMNVYLEMLNKGWLNHSSTANNANGGVFTKMYNEMYDYDTATGNYKLNNNIPSEKAFLQRYADANTNWFDVLFKNSLMMEHSLSVSSGSERSQFYASTSFLHDNGWSIGDNVKRFTGNLRGSFKINDRLSFELLTQASVRDQMAPGTLGRLSNPVFGQYDRDFDINPFSYALNTSRVLTPYDDQGNLEYFTRDYAPFNIIHELQNNTLGLTQIDFKGQGGLKYKITKTLQYSFDGSYRYAKTSQEHKVTENSNQAEAYRAGVAEQNTTIMNNNRFLYHNPDDPNALPVTVLPYGGFYNTVDDNITNYYFRNALEWNTSFRQDHLVNVYAAQELRYINRQHKTFDGYGYQFDQGGVPFIDPNIVKQNVESNFNYYSMNYNYERYLNYQMRAAYSYKGKYSFNATGRYDGSNLLGQSKTARWLPTWNVSGAWNIDNENFMQRNTRLLHVLSSARLRATYGLTASMGPATNSSLYLQAHTTNRPYLSERETVLYIAGLENSELTFEKQKELDLGLDLGFLGDRITLTADYYDRRGFDLIGPIRTSGIGGEETKVANYADMRSKGQEVTLGIAIIKQKDWSWNTQLTFAHNKNKITNLKNQPNIFDLVKPDGGAQEGYAQRGLFSIPFVGLDHLTGIPYFTNEDGTRSTNVYLQSDVTKYLHYEGPVDPTFTGGYYNSVRYKALTFSALLTFSAGNKVRLNPIFKTSYTDLDAMSSIFLKRWEMPGDEAHTNVPSIITPRESGKLDGYPYNNYNYSDARVADGGFVRLKTVSLGYMMPPTLVRRAGLKTASLTLVANNVWLIYADKKLNGQDPEFFGAGGVALPIPRQFTLSLKVGL from the coding sequence ATGAACCAAAATCTTTACCGCAGGCGGGCCGTATGGCTTTGCCAAGTATCCCTATTGGGTATGTTGTTCTCGCTGAACCCGGGAGCACCACTTTTTGCCCGGCAGGCTCCCACATCGGAGAAGCTGGAACCTTACCTGAAGCAGCTGGAGAACACGTTCCATGTTGCCTTCATTTATGATGGATCGGAGATCAACAAAGACCTGGTGATCGCCATTAATTCCCGCCGCCGCAACTCCGGCAAGCTGGACGATGCTTTGCGCGACCTGCCTTCCCAGGCGGGCATTGAATACACCATTGTAGGGAATAATGTGATCCTCAAAAAGGCCACTATAGCGCCTAAAGCGGCAGATGACAACGTGGTGGTAAAGGGCCGCATTACTACCAGGGAAGGCAGTAATACAGTACCCCTGCCCGGTGTGAACGTAATGCTCAAAGGCACGCGTACCGGTACCACTACAAATGGTAATGGTGAATTTGCCATCAAAGTGCCGCAGAACGGTGTCCTGGTATTTTCCATGGTTGGCTACAAGTCTGTGGAGCGGGTGGTAAGCGGCAGCAATCCCGTATTCAACATTGAACTGCAGCAGGAAAGTAAGTCGCTCAGTGAAGTGGACGTAGTGGCCACGGGTTACCAGACCCTGGACCGCAAGCTCTTTACCGGCGCAGCTACCACGCTGAAAGGATCGGACGTGAAGCGCGATGGTATCACCGACGTAAGCCGCATGCTGGAAGGCCGCGTAGCCGGTGTATCTGTGCAGAACGTATCCGGTACGTTTGGTGCGGCGCCCAAGATCCGCGTGCGTGGCGCCACCTCTATCAACGGTGATAATAAACCGCTGTGGGTGGTAGACGGCGTGGTGCTGGAAGACGTGGTGAACATCTCCAACGAACAGCTTTCCACCGGCGACCCCAATACGCTGATCGGCTCTTCTGTAGCGGGTTTGAACCCTGACGACATTGAGAGCTTCGTGATCCTGAAAGACGCTGCCGCTACCGCGCAATACGGCGCCCGCGCCATGAACGGGGTGATCGTAGTGACCACCAAGAAAGGTAAGAACACCGCCGGTGTACCGAATATTTCTTACACCGGTAACTTCACTTCTTACCTGAAACCTTCTTACAGCAGCTACGACATCCTGAATTCTTCAGACCAGATGAACGTATACCTGGAGATGCTGAACAAAGGATGGCTGAACCACTCTTCAACGGCTAATAATGCCAATGGCGGCGTATTTACCAAGATGTACAATGAGATGTACGATTATGATACCGCTACCGGCAATTATAAGCTGAACAACAACATCCCCAGTGAAAAGGCTTTCCTGCAGCGCTATGCGGATGCCAACACCAACTGGTTTGATGTGCTGTTCAAAAATTCGCTGATGATGGAACACTCCCTGAGCGTGTCTTCCGGTTCTGAAAGATCACAGTTCTATGCATCCACCAGCTTTCTCCACGATAACGGCTGGAGCATCGGGGACAATGTAAAACGCTTTACCGGCAACCTGAGAGGTTCTTTCAAGATCAACGACCGTCTTTCATTTGAGTTACTCACACAAGCCTCCGTGCGTGACCAGATGGCACCCGGTACATTAGGCCGTTTGAGCAACCCGGTGTTTGGCCAGTACGACCGTGACTTTGACATCAATCCCTTCAGCTATGCGCTCAACACCAGCCGCGTACTGACGCCGTATGATGACCAGGGCAACCTGGAATATTTTACCCGCGACTACGCGCCGTTCAATATCATCCATGAGTTGCAGAACAATACACTGGGCCTTACCCAGATAGACTTTAAAGGACAGGGTGGGCTGAAATACAAGATCACCAAAACGCTGCAATACTCCTTCGATGGTTCTTACCGCTATGCTAAAACCAGCCAGGAACATAAGGTGACGGAAAACTCTAACCAGGCCGAGGCTTACCGCGCAGGTGTGGCAGAGCAGAACACCACCATTATGAATAACAACCGTTTCCTGTACCACAACCCGGACGATCCGAATGCGCTGCCGGTAACGGTACTGCCTTATGGTGGTTTTTATAACACGGTGGATGATAACATTACCAACTATTATTTCCGTAATGCGCTGGAGTGGAACACTTCTTTCCGCCAGGACCACCTGGTGAATGTGTATGCTGCACAGGAGCTGCGCTATATTAACCGCCAGCACAAAACCTTTGATGGTTACGGCTACCAGTTTGACCAGGGGGGCGTTCCCTTCATTGATCCCAACATCGTGAAGCAGAACGTGGAGTCCAACTTCAACTACTACAGCATGAACTATAACTACGAGCGTTATCTGAACTACCAGATGCGCGCGGCTTACTCCTACAAGGGTAAGTATAGCTTCAATGCCACCGGCCGTTATGATGGTTCTAACCTGCTGGGACAGTCCAAGACTGCCCGCTGGCTGCCCACCTGGAACGTGTCTGGTGCCTGGAATATTGACAACGAGAATTTCATGCAGCGCAATACCCGCCTGCTGCATGTACTGAGCAGCGCCAGGCTGCGTGCCACTTATGGCCTTACCGCCAGCATGGGCCCTGCTACCAACTCCAGCCTGTACCTGCAGGCGCATACCACAAACCGTCCTTATCTTTCTGAAAGGGAAACGGTGCTGTACATTGCCGGCCTGGAAAACTCAGAGCTGACCTTTGAAAAGCAGAAAGAACTGGACCTGGGCCTGGACCTGGGTTTCCTGGGAGACCGCATTACCCTTACCGCGGATTATTATGACCGCCGTGGTTTTGACCTGATCGGGCCTATCCGTACTTCCGGTATTGGCGGGGAAGAGACCAAGGTGGCCAACTACGCAGACATGCGCTCCAAAGGCCAGGAAGTTACCCTGGGCATTGCCATCATCAAGCAGAAGGACTGGAGCTGGAATACGCAGCTCACCTTTGCGCACAATAAGAACAAGATCACGAACCTGAAGAATCAGCCCAATATCTTTGACCTGGTAAAGCCTGATGGCGGTGCCCAGGAAGGATATGCACAACGCGGTCTTTTTTCCATTCCGTTTGTTGGCCTCGACCACCTGACCGGTATTCCCTATTTTACCAATGAAGACGGTACGCGCAGCACCAACGTGTACCTGCAGAGTGACGTGACCAAGTACCTCCATTACGAAGGCCCGGTGGATCCTACGTTTACCGGCGGTTACTATAACTCCGTGCGGTACAAGGCGCTCACTTTCTCTGCCCTGTTAACTTTCAGTGCAGGCAACAAGGTAAGGCTGAACCCCATTTTCAAAACCAGCTATACCGACCTGGATGCCATGTCCTCCATCTTCCTGAAACGCTGGGAAATGCCGGGTGATGAAGCGCACACCAACGTACCTTCCATCATCACACCCCGTGAATCCGGTAAGCTGGATGGCTACCCGTACAACAACTACAACTACTCTGATGCACGCGTGGCAGATGGTGGCTTCGTGAGACTGAAAACAGTGTCCCTGGGCTACATGATGCCGCCTACCCTGGTGCGCCGGGCGGGCCTGAAAACGGCATCCCTTACGCTGGTGGCTAACAACGTGTGGCTGATCTACGCGGATAAAAAGCTGAATGGCCAGGATCCTGAATTCTTTGGTGCCGGTGGTGTGGCATTGCCCATTCCGCGCCAATTCACATTATCGCTCAAGGTTGGACTCTAA
- a CDS encoding FecR family protein — MALEDQALLLIVRHLNTPEDEHLSTAVENWRAQAPGNETYYREVCKLWQASSAASVLRDIDVATAVARLEEKMSPLPGAVPGMYAAYEAGAARSRRKRWAWSAAAAVAALLAVAGGYRLTRKGTVKMLTRATHQLRDSLQLSDGSTVYLDVNTTLAYPEKFVADNRNIVLENGDAFFKIAQDSMRPFTVTMDRTAVKVLGTSFNIHKDTTHIAVDVKTGRVMFLSDNQPMAVLNAGTIARYNLQTDSIITYSNQNQNSDAWLTGELRFVDEPLKKVFGKLEDHYHVQIDLDTNLSNLGKLNATFNNNSLEEVIKLLEQTYPIRIEQQGDRLIVKNK; from the coding sequence ATGGCCCTGGAGGATCAAGCGTTATTATTGATCGTACGGCACCTTAACACCCCTGAAGACGAGCACCTGTCCACCGCTGTAGAGAACTGGAGAGCACAGGCCCCTGGCAATGAGACCTATTACCGGGAGGTCTGTAAATTATGGCAAGCTTCGTCCGCGGCCAGTGTATTGCGTGACATCGATGTAGCTACGGCTGTAGCAAGATTAGAAGAAAAAATGTCCCCGCTGCCGGGCGCTGTACCCGGCATGTATGCTGCTTATGAGGCCGGCGCAGCCCGTTCCCGCAGGAAGCGCTGGGCCTGGAGCGCTGCCGCTGCTGTGGCCGCCCTGCTGGCAGTAGCAGGCGGGTACCGCCTTACCCGGAAGGGAACGGTGAAAATGTTGACCCGCGCCACGCACCAGCTCCGTGACTCCCTGCAGCTGAGCGATGGTTCTACGGTGTACCTGGATGTTAACACCACCCTGGCTTACCCTGAAAAATTTGTGGCAGACAACCGGAACATTGTATTGGAAAATGGAGACGCGTTCTTCAAAATTGCGCAGGACTCCATGCGACCCTTTACCGTAACGATGGACAGGACGGCGGTAAAAGTACTGGGCACCAGTTTTAATATTCACAAGGATACCACCCATATCGCTGTGGATGTGAAAACAGGCCGTGTCATGTTCCTGTCGGACAACCAGCCCATGGCCGTGCTGAACGCAGGTACCATAGCGCGTTACAACCTGCAAACAGATAGCATCATCACCTATAGCAATCAAAATCAGAACAGCGATGCATGGCTTACCGGTGAGCTCCGTTTTGTGGATGAACCTTTGAAAAAAGTGTTCGGCAAACTGGAAGATCATTACCATGTGCAGATAGACCTGGATACCAATCTTTCCAACCTCGGGAAATTAAACGCCACATTCAATAACAATAGCCTGGAAGAAGTGATCAAGTTGCTGGAACAGACGTACCCCATCCGGATAGAGCAGCAGGGGGACCGGTTAATCGTCAAGAACAAATAA
- a CDS encoding RagB/SusD family nutrient uptake outer membrane protein, which translates to MKSKYLLLSAALLLSGTSCKKYLEQAPDQRTQLNTVQKVAEILGTAYTQADYATFTEAASDNAEDKGINVGTLDPMNQDAYNWTDVRSRDGGSPTGFWNASYAAIAAANAALDAIAKAADPKPYQPYKGEALVARAYAHFMLAILYATPYEPGGKNTAPGIPYVVTPEKVVFQKYDRGTVQETYDKIEKDLLEGLPLLRNSAYAVPKYHFNTAAAYAFAARFYLFKHEYDKVVEYATAAFPGNSFASNIRPWNTTYYNASANEMQIMFTQASQNSNLLLTEAPSIWARNNSFYRYGMGYYLNDELSTQMVTGTNFSGEKMYSYGGANFTLLKWNELFVRSSPNANIGIPYAMMIQFTADELLMNRAEAYANLGQNDLALADINTFASTRIRNYNPATHGVTLAKIEDFYGISDPKQGLVQTILDFKKREFIQEGLRWLDIIRLKLPVVHNVKAQNNSDTYVTLQPDDPRRLFQLPEEVALSNVPLNPR; encoded by the coding sequence ATGAAATCAAAATATCTTCTCCTATCCGCCGCACTGCTACTGTCTGGCACCTCCTGTAAAAAATACCTGGAACAGGCGCCGGACCAGCGTACCCAACTGAACACGGTACAGAAAGTGGCCGAAATACTGGGCACTGCTTACACGCAGGCAGACTATGCCACTTTCACGGAGGCGGCATCAGACAACGCCGAAGACAAGGGCATCAACGTAGGTACCCTGGACCCCATGAACCAGGACGCCTATAACTGGACGGATGTGCGCAGCCGCGATGGCGGTTCGCCCACCGGCTTCTGGAATGCCAGCTACGCGGCCATTGCAGCGGCCAACGCGGCCCTGGACGCCATTGCCAAAGCAGCCGACCCCAAGCCCTACCAGCCTTACAAAGGCGAGGCGCTGGTGGCCCGCGCTTATGCCCATTTTATGCTGGCCATTTTATATGCCACCCCGTACGAACCGGGTGGCAAGAACACTGCGCCCGGCATTCCGTATGTGGTTACGCCTGAAAAAGTGGTATTTCAAAAATACGACCGCGGTACCGTGCAGGAAACCTATGACAAGATCGAAAAGGACCTGCTGGAAGGCCTGCCCCTGCTGCGCAACAGTGCTTACGCCGTACCCAAATACCATTTCAATACGGCTGCTGCTTATGCATTTGCCGCCCGCTTCTACCTGTTCAAGCACGAATATGACAAGGTAGTGGAATATGCAACGGCCGCCTTCCCGGGCAATAGCTTTGCTTCCAATATCCGCCCGTGGAACACAACATACTACAATGCATCTGCCAATGAAATGCAGATCATGTTCACCCAGGCTTCGCAGAATTCCAACCTGCTGCTCACAGAAGCCCCTTCCATCTGGGCGCGTAATAACTCCTTCTACCGCTATGGAATGGGTTATTACCTCAATGATGAATTGAGCACACAGATGGTAACAGGCACTAATTTCAGTGGTGAAAAAATGTACAGCTACGGCGGTGCCAACTTCACTTTGCTGAAATGGAATGAGCTGTTTGTACGTTCCAGCCCTAATGCGAACATCGGTATCCCGTATGCCATGATGATACAGTTCACCGCAGATGAGCTGCTGATGAACAGGGCAGAGGCCTATGCAAACCTCGGGCAGAATGACCTGGCTCTGGCAGACATCAACACTTTTGCCAGCACCCGCATCCGCAACTACAATCCGGCTACCCATGGGGTAACGCTGGCTAAGATCGAGGACTTCTATGGCATCAGTGATCCCAAGCAAGGACTGGTACAGACCATCCTGGACTTCAAGAAACGCGAGTTCATACAGGAAGGCCTGCGCTGGCTGGATATTATCCGCCTGAAACTGCCGGTGGTACACAATGTGAAGGCGCAGAACAATAGCGATACCTATGTAACGCTGCAGCCGGACGATCCCCGCCGCCTGTTCCAGCTGCCGGAAGAGGTTGCGCTTTCCAACGTGCCCTTAAACCCGAGATAA